The following proteins are encoded in a genomic region of Methylococcales bacterium:
- the rplB gene encoding 50S ribosomal protein L2, with the protein MAILKSKPTSPGMRFVVRVKNDELHKGKPFAPLLEKQSRNGGRNNQGRITTRHIGGGHKQHYRIIDFKRNKIDIPAIVEHLEYDPNRTANIALLLFKDGERKYIIAPKELAVGQEIISSEVAAVKAGNCMPLRNMPLGVTVHCVELKPGKGAQMARSAGTSAQLVAKEGMYVTLRLRSGEMRKVMGDCKAVIGEVSNSEHNLISLGTAGAKRRKGVRPTVRGVAMNPVDHPHGGGEGRTSGGRHPVSPWGVPTKGYKTRKNKRTDGMIVRRRKQK; encoded by the coding sequence ATGGCTATTCTAAAATCAAAACCAACATCTCCTGGGATGCGGTTTGTAGTACGTGTAAAAAATGATGAGTTGCATAAAGGCAAGCCATTTGCACCGCTACTAGAGAAACAAAGTAGAAACGGTGGTAGGAATAATCAAGGACGTATTACAACACGTCATATAGGCGGTGGGCATAAGCAGCACTACCGTATTATTGATTTCAAACGCAATAAAATTGATATTCCTGCTATTGTTGAGCATTTGGAATATGATCCTAATAGAACAGCAAATATCGCATTATTGTTGTTTAAAGACGGTGAGCGTAAATATATTATTGCGCCTAAAGAATTAGCGGTAGGTCAAGAAATTATTTCTTCTGAAGTTGCCGCTGTAAAAGCTGGAAACTGTATGCCATTACGCAATATGCCTTTAGGGGTCACAGTTCATTGTGTTGAACTGAAGCCTGGTAAAGGTGCGCAAATGGCAAGAAGTGCAGGGACATCAGCGCAGTTAGTTGCAAAAGAAGGAATGTATGTTACTTTACGTTTGCGTTCGGGTGAAATGCGTAAAGTTATGGGAGACTGTAAAGCTGTTATTGGCGAAGTTTCAAATTCTGAACACAACCTGATTTCTTTAGGGACAGCGGGTGCAAAACGTCGCAAAGGTGTCCGCCCAACGGTTCGAGGTGTTGCCATGAACCCTGTTGATCACCCACATGGGGGTGGTGAAGGCCGAACATCAGGGGGGAGACATCCTGTTTCGCCATGGGGTGTACCTACTAAAGGGTATAAAACGCGTAAAAACAAACGGACTGATGGTATGATTGTCAGACGACGTAAGCAAAAATAA
- the rplC gene encoding 50S ribosomal protein L3 → MSIGLIGRKCGMTRVFNEDGSSTPVTVLEINSNRVTQVKSVDSDGYRAIQIAVGDKKSSKVNKAMAGHYAAANVTAGRSLIEFRLEDGEGEDLIAGSELALNIFTNGQFVDVRGTSIGKGFAGGVKRHNFQMQDATHGNSISHRAPGSIGQCQTPGRVFKGKKMAGHLGAVKTTVQNLTIHSVDEEKNLILVKGSVPGSKGGDVIITAAVKKESRG, encoded by the coding sequence ATGTCAATAGGTCTTATTGGTCGTAAGTGTGGTATGACCCGAGTTTTTAATGAAGATGGTTCATCTACGCCCGTCACTGTTCTTGAAATAAACTCAAATAGAGTAACTCAAGTAAAAAGTGTCGATAGTGATGGTTACCGTGCGATTCAGATTGCTGTTGGTGATAAAAAATCTTCAAAAGTTAATAAAGCAATGGCAGGGCATTATGCCGCTGCCAATGTAACTGCGGGTCGTTCTTTAATTGAATTTAGGTTAGAGGATGGTGAGGGTGAAGATTTAATAGCAGGTTCAGAGCTGGCGTTGAATATATTTACTAATGGGCAATTTGTTGATGTTCGTGGAACGAGTATCGGTAAAGGATTTGCAGGGGGTGTTAAACGACATAACTTCCAAATGCAGGATGCAACGCATGGTAACTCTATTTCTCATAGAGCGCCTGGGTCTATTGGTCAATGTCAAACACCAGGGCGGGTTTTTAAAGGTAAAAAAATGGCAGGGCATTTAGGCGCTGTTAAAACAACCGTTCAAAATCTGACAATTCATTCTGTTGATGAAGAAAAAAACCTGATTTTAGTGAAAGGTTCTGTACCTGGCTCTAAAGGTGGAGATGTTATCATTACAGCCGCAGTAAAAAAAGAAAGTAGGGGTTAG
- the rplV gene encoding 50S ribosomal protein L22, protein MEISAKLSNAPLSAQKARLVGDQIRGLPVEKALNILKFSSKKAAGIMKKVLESAIANAEHNESADIDELVVSTVFVNEGRTLKRVRARAKGRANHILKRSCHITVKVAEYE, encoded by the coding sequence ATGGAAATTTCAGCAAAATTATCTAATGCGCCACTGTCGGCTCAAAAAGCACGATTAGTCGGTGATCAAATCCGGGGTTTACCTGTCGAGAAAGCGTTGAATATTTTAAAATTCAGCTCTAAAAAGGCGGCGGGTATTATGAAAAAAGTTTTAGAGTCAGCCATTGCAAATGCAGAGCACAATGAAAGTGCTGATATTGACGAGTTAGTCGTCTCTACTGTATTTGTTAATGAAGGTCGAACGCTGAAACGTGTTCGAGCCAGAGCAAAGGGACGTGCGAATCATATCCTAAAAAGAAGCTGTCATATTACCGTCAAAGTAGCAGAATACGAGTAG
- the fusA gene encoding elongation factor G — MARETPIERYRNIGIMAHIDAGKTTTTERILYYTGVSHKIGEVHDGAATMDWMEQEQERGITITSAATTCFWKGMSGQYPRYRINIIDTPGHVDFTIEVERSLRILDGACAVFCAVGGVEPQSETVWRQANKYNVPRIVFVNKMDRAGADFLRVVAQIKARLGSVAIPMQLAIGAEDSFKGVIDLVKMKAIYWEEENMGVAFEEKEIPSDMQELAEEWREFMVEAAAEANDELMEKYLEEGWLSNEEIKQGIRIQTIANKIVPAFCGSAFKNKGVQSILDALVDYMPAPTDVAAINGVVGEGETEVMRVANDDEPFSALAFKIATDSFVGTLTFFRVYSGIMRTGDSVYNAVKEKKERVGRIVQMHANSREEIKEVRAGDIAAAVGLKSVITGDTLCDLESPIVLERMEFPEPVISVAVEPRTQSDQEKMGIALGKLAQEDPSFHVRSDEESGQTIISGMGELHLDIIVDRMQREFDVKSNVGAPQVSYRETIRQRTEIEGKFIRQSGGRGQYGHVWLRIEPLGVGEGYEFINEIVGGAVPKEYITSVDKGVQEQMENGVIAGFPVVDVKVSLFDGSYHDVDSNEMAFKIAGAIAFKDGAKEALPALLEPIMKVEIVTPEEYMGSVVGDINRRRGIIQGMEDSPAGKMIDCEVPLAEMFGYATDLRSATQGRATYSMQFEKYSEASANIAEAIIKRVS, encoded by the coding sequence ATGGAGCAAGAGCAGGAGCGGGGGATTACGATTACCTCTGCGGCAACGACCTGTTTTTGGAAAGGGATGTCTGGTCAATATCCTCGGTATCGTATTAATATTATTGATACGCCAGGGCATGTTGATTTTACGATTGAAGTTGAACGATCTTTAAGGATTCTGGATGGGGCCTGCGCTGTTTTTTGTGCGGTAGGCGGGGTCGAACCTCAGTCAGAAACGGTTTGGCGACAAGCTAATAAATATAATGTTCCTAGAATTGTTTTTGTGAACAAAATGGATCGGGCTGGTGCGGATTTTTTACGTGTTGTCGCGCAGATAAAAGCACGTTTAGGAAGTGTTGCTATCCCTATGCAGCTTGCTATCGGGGCAGAAGATAGTTTTAAGGGGGTTATTGACCTTGTTAAAATGAAAGCGATCTACTGGGAAGAAGAAAACATGGGTGTGGCCTTTGAAGAAAAGGAAATCCCTAGTGATATGCAAGAGCTTGCCGAGGAATGGCGCGAGTTTATGGTAGAAGCTGCGGCTGAAGCCAATGATGAATTAATGGAAAAATATTTGGAAGAAGGATGGCTTTCAAATGAAGAGATTAAACAAGGGATTAGGATTCAAACGATTGCCAATAAGATTGTTCCTGCTTTTTGTGGGTCAGCCTTTAAGAATAAAGGAGTTCAGTCAATACTCGATGCTTTAGTTGATTATATGCCCGCTCCTACTGACGTTGCAGCAATTAATGGGGTTGTCGGTGAAGGCGAAACGGAAGTGATGCGAGTTGCTAATGATGATGAACCTTTTTCTGCGTTAGCCTTTAAAATTGCAACGGATTCCTTTGTAGGGACGTTAACGTTTTTTCGCGTTTATTCGGGCATTATGCGTACAGGTGATAGTGTTTATAATGCGGTAAAAGAAAAAAAAGAGCGCGTTGGTCGAATTGTACAGATGCATGCAAATAGCCGAGAAGAAATAAAAGAAGTTCGGGCGGGTGATATTGCGGCAGCCGTCGGGTTGAAAAGTGTCATTACAGGCGATACCTTATGTGATTTAGAGTCGCCTATTGTTTTGGAACGAATGGAGTTTCCAGAGCCAGTGATTTCAGTTGCAGTTGAACCTAGAACACAAAGTGATCAAGAAAAAATGGGCATTGCTTTAGGCAAGCTGGCTCAAGAAGACCCTTCTTTTCACGTACGTAGTGATGAAGAATCAGGGCAAACAATAATTTCAGGGATGGGTGAGCTTCATTTAGATATTATCGTTGATAGAATGCAACGGGAATTTGATGTGAAATCGAATGTAGGTGCGCCCCAAGTATCCTATAGAGAAACGATTCGGCAACGAACAGAAATTGAAGGTAAATTCATTAGGCAATCAGGTGGGCGTGGACAGTATGGTCATGTTTGGTTGCGAATTGAACCGTTGGGTGTCGGTGAAGGATATGAGTTTATAAATGAGATTGTAGGGGGGGCTGTTCCCAAAGAGTACATTACCTCTGTAGACAAGGGTGTGCAGGAGCAAATGGAAAATGGCGTTATAGCGGGTTTCCCTGTTGTTGATGTAAAAGTAAGTCTGTTTGATGGTTCCTATCATGATGTTGATTCAAATGAAATGGCCTTTAAAATTGCAGGGGCCATAGCCTTTAAAGACGGTGCAAAAGAAGCATTGCCCGCTTTATTGGAACCGATCATGAAAGTAGAAATAGTAACCCCCGAGGAATATATGGGGAGCGTCGTAGGCGATATTAATAGGCGTCGCGGTATAATTCAAGGAATGGAAGATTCTCCAGCGGGTAAAATGATAGACTGCGAAGTACCGTTGGCAGAAATGTTTGGTTATGCGACTGATTTGCGTTCTGCAACGCAGGGTCGTGCTACCTATAGTATGCAGTTCGAAAAATACAGTGAGGCTTCTGCAAATATAGCAGAAGCAATCATTAAAAGAGTTTCATAA
- the rpsQ gene encoding 30S ribosomal protein S17, giving the protein MSENTEKLRTMTGRVVSNKMDKTISVLVERIIKHPVYGKYIKRSTKLLAHDEKNKCQEGDTVTITSCRPISKRKTFRLVDVLENAK; this is encoded by the coding sequence ATGAGTGAAAATACAGAAAAATTACGCACAATGACAGGTCGTGTTGTTAGTAATAAAATGGATAAAACAATTTCCGTTTTAGTCGAACGTATCATTAAACATCCTGTCTATGGTAAATATATTAAACGTTCAACGAAATTATTGGCTCATGACGAAAAAAATAAGTGCCAAGAGGGTGATACAGTAACGATTACTTCCTGTCGTCCTATATCTAAAAGAAAAACCTTTAGACTGGTTGACGTTCTCGAAAACGCGAAGTAA
- the rpsN gene encoding 30S ribosomal protein S14 yields MAKKSMIAREKKRDQLVQKYAEKRAALKEIIRDPNVSYEDKEEAHIKLQKLPRDSSTARLRNRCKLTGRPHGYYRKFGLSRNKLREATMRGDVPGLRKASW; encoded by the coding sequence ATGGCAAAAAAATCAATGATTGCGCGTGAAAAAAAACGCGATCAACTCGTGCAAAAATATGCCGAGAAACGTGCGGCTTTAAAAGAAATTATTAGAGATCCTAATGTTTCTTATGAAGATAAAGAAGAGGCTCATATTAAGCTTCAAAAGCTTCCTAGAGATTCAAGTACGGCAAGGTTACGTAACCGTTGTAAACTAACGGGTCGTCCTCATGGGTATTATCGTAAATTTGGTCTTAGTCGTAACAAACTAAGAGAAGCGACTATGCGCGGTGATGTTCCTGGGTTAAGGAAAGCAAGCTGGTAA
- the rplX gene encoding 50S ribosomal protein L24, producing the protein MQKIKKGDEVIVRAGKDKGKRGKVAKVFSHGKILVDGINRVKKHQKGNPNSGVQGGIIEKDMPIAISNIGLYNPETQKADRVGIKFLDDGKKVRYFKSTNETVDS; encoded by the coding sequence ATGCAAAAAATAAAAAAAGGTGACGAAGTTATTGTTCGCGCTGGCAAAGATAAAGGTAAACGCGGTAAAGTTGCCAAAGTTTTCAGTCATGGTAAAATTTTAGTAGACGGTATTAATCGTGTAAAAAAACACCAAAAAGGTAACCCAAACTCTGGTGTTCAGGGGGGTATCATTGAAAAAGATATGCCTATTGCGATTTCAAATATTGGATTATATAATCCTGAAACTCAAAAAGCCGACCGAGTAGGGATCAAGTTTTTAGATGATGGAAAAAAGGTCAGATATTTTAAATCAACTAACGAAACTGTTGATTCGTAG
- the tuf gene encoding elongation factor Tu, translated as MAKEKFERNKPHVNVGTIGHVDHGKTTLTAALTKVMAEIQGGEVKAFDQIDNAPEERERGITIATSHVEYESAVRHYAHVDCPGHADYVKNMITGAAQMDGAILVCGATDGPMPQTREHILLSRQVGVPYIVVFLNKADLLAEDCGGLGTEEYEEMLELVEMELRELLDAYEFPGDDTPIIVGSALKALEGDDSEVGVPAIVKLVEALDTYIPEPERAIEGAFLLPIEDVFSISGRGTVVTGRIERGVIKVGEEIEIVGIKETVKTTCTGVEMFRKLLDQGEAGDNVGILLRGTKREDVERGQVLAHVGSINPHTVFDAEIYVLSKDEGGRHTPFFNGYRPQFYFRTTDVTGAVELQKDVEMVMPGDNVTVVVTLIAPIAMEDGLRFAVREGGRTVGAGVVAKIIE; from the coding sequence ATGGCTAAAGAAAAATTTGAACGTAATAAGCCGCATGTAAATGTAGGCACAATTGGTCATGTTGACCATGGTAAAACAACTTTAACAGCTGCTTTAACAAAAGTAATGGCTGAAATTCAAGGTGGTGAAGTTAAAGCCTTTGACCAAATTGATAATGCACCTGAAGAGCGTGAGCGTGGTATTACTATCGCAACGTCTCATGTAGAATATGAATCAGCTGTTCGTCATTATGCGCACGTTGATTGTCCAGGTCATGCTGATTATGTTAAAAACATGATCACAGGGGCGGCGCAAATGGATGGCGCTATCTTAGTCTGCGGTGCAACAGATGGGCCGATGCCGCAAACGCGTGAGCATATCTTATTATCACGCCAAGTAGGCGTACCTTATATCGTCGTTTTCTTAAATAAAGCAGATTTGCTTGCAGAAGATTGTGGTGGTTTAGGGACTGAAGAATATGAAGAAATGCTTGAGCTAGTAGAAATGGAATTGCGTGAGCTATTAGATGCTTATGAATTTCCAGGTGATGATACGCCTATTATTGTGGGTTCTGCATTAAAAGCACTGGAAGGTGATGATAGTGAAGTCGGTGTTCCTGCGATTGTGAAGCTCGTTGAAGCTTTGGATACTTATATTCCAGAACCTGAGCGTGCTATTGAAGGGGCGTTTTTACTTCCTATTGAAGATGTATTTTCTATTTCAGGTCGTGGTACGGTCGTAACGGGGCGTATTGAACGTGGCGTTATTAAAGTTGGCGAAGAAATTGAAATTGTAGGAATTAAAGAAACCGTTAAAACAACATGTACTGGCGTAGAAATGTTTCGCAAGTTGTTGGATCAAGGTGAAGCGGGCGATAACGTCGGTATTTTATTACGAGGCACTAAGCGTGAAGACGTTGAGCGTGGTCAAGTATTAGCTCATGTGGGATCTATTAATCCTCATACGGTATTTGATGCGGAAATTTATGTTCTGTCAAAAGATGAAGGCGGTCGTCATACACCGTTCTTTAATGGCTATCGTCCTCAATTTTATTTTAGAACAACAGATGTTACAGGGGCTGTTGAACTTCAAAAAGACGTTGAAATGGTAATGCCTGGTGATAATGTAACCGTTGTTGTGACTTTGATTGCACCGATTGCAATGGAAGATGGGTTGCGTTTTGCAGTTCGAGAAGGCGGTCGTACTGTTGGTGCGGGCGTTGTTGCTAAAATAATCGAGTAA
- the rpsJ gene encoding 30S ribosomal protein S10 — protein sequence MANQTLRIRLKAFDHKLIDQSASEIVETAKRTGVQVKGPIPLPTKKERFTILISPHVNKDARDQYELRTYKRLLDIVDPSEKTVDALMKLDLAAGVDVQIKLN from the coding sequence ATGGCTAATCAAACTCTTCGGATTCGTTTAAAAGCATTTGATCATAAGTTAATTGATCAATCAGCAAGTGAAATAGTAGAAACGGCAAAAAGAACAGGTGTTCAAGTAAAAGGGCCTATTCCATTACCGACTAAAAAAGAACGTTTTACTATTTTGATTTCACCTCATGTGAATAAAGATGCGCGTGATCAATATGAATTAAGAACCTACAAACGGTTACTTGATATTGTTGATCCTAGTGAAAAAACTGTTGATGCCTTGATGAAGTTAGATCTGGCAGCAGGGGTTGATGTTCAAATTAAGCTCAATTGA
- the rplN gene encoding 50S ribosomal protein L14, producing the protein MIQMQTNLDVADNSGAKRVMCIKVLGGSHRRYAGIGDIIKVSVKDAIPRGRVKKGEVYNALVVRTRKGVRRPDGSVIRFDGNAAVILNAQLQPLGTRIFGPVTRELRGEKFMKIISLAPEVL; encoded by the coding sequence ATGATTCAGATGCAAACTAACCTTGACGTTGCTGATAACAGTGGTGCAAAAAGGGTCATGTGTATCAAAGTATTAGGCGGTTCACACCGACGTTATGCAGGTATTGGCGATATCATCAAAGTGAGTGTCAAAGATGCGATTCCGCGGGGTCGTGTTAAAAAAGGTGAGGTTTATAATGCCTTAGTCGTAAGAACCCGTAAAGGGGTTCGCAGACCTGATGGTTCTGTCATTCGTTTTGACGGGAATGCTGCGGTTATTTTAAATGCTCAACTACAACCACTGGGTACACGTATCTTTGGCCCTGTTACTCGTGAGTTAAGAGGGGAAAAATTTATGAAAATTATTTCTCTAGCTCCAGAAGTTTTATAA
- the rplW gene encoding 50S ribosomal protein L23: protein MSIAESKIASVLLGPVISEKSSVAAEEQSRIVFKVQKSATKHQIKKSVELMFDVKVDSVQVLNVKGKVKRFGRALGKRSDWKKAYVKLKPGHDIEFVTA from the coding sequence ATGAGTATTGCAGAAAGCAAAATAGCGAGTGTATTGCTAGGCCCTGTTATTTCTGAGAAAAGTTCAGTGGCAGCAGAAGAACAGTCACGTATTGTTTTTAAAGTTCAAAAATCAGCAACTAAACATCAAATTAAAAAATCAGTTGAATTGATGTTTGATGTGAAGGTTGACTCGGTTCAAGTGCTTAATGTTAAAGGAAAGGTTAAGCGTTTCGGGCGAGCATTAGGTAAGCGGTCAGATTGGAAAAAAGCATATGTTAAGCTTAAACCTGGTCACGATATAGAATTTGTAACCGCTTGA
- the rplP gene encoding 50S ribosomal protein L16 — MLQPKRTKFRKQHKGRNNGMAQRGSSVSFGEFGLKSTSRGRITARQIEAARRTITRHVKRGGKLWIRIFPDKPITKKPLEVRMGKGKGSVEYWVAQIKPGTMLYEIQGVPEELAREAFALAAAKLPIKTTFAARTIM, encoded by the coding sequence ATGCTTCAGCCTAAAAGAACAAAATTTCGTAAGCAACATAAAGGTCGAAATAACGGTATGGCTCAGCGTGGGTCTTCGGTTAGTTTTGGTGAGTTTGGCTTAAAATCAACTTCTCGTGGTAGAATAACTGCCCGTCAAATTGAAGCGGCTAGAAGAACGATTACTCGCCATGTAAAACGGGGCGGTAAACTTTGGATTAGAATTTTCCCTGATAAGCCAATTACTAAAAAACCTTTAGAGGTTCGTATGGGTAAAGGGAAGGGAAGTGTCGAATACTGGGTTGCTCAAATTAAACCGGGTACGATGCTTTATGAAATTCAGGGCGTTCCTGAAGAATTGGCACGTGAGGCATTTGCACTTGCAGCTGCTAAGTTGCCGATTAAAACTACTTTTGCTGCGCGGACGATAATGTAA
- the rplD gene encoding 50S ribosomal protein L4: protein MTLQIPALNSQDSAGSVDVTETIFGQKFNETLVHQLVTKYQAAARAGTKAQKNRAAVSGGGSKPWRQKGTGRARAGTMSSPIWRSGGVTFAAQPRSFDQKINKKMYKVGIRSIFSELLRQERLVVSNDILPTSVKTKEFAKKLAETGVKRILIIAESLDENLVLASRNIPYVNIVTAESVNPVALVGADKVIATVVALKKIEERLA, encoded by the coding sequence ATGACATTACAGATACCCGCATTAAATAGTCAAGACTCGGCAGGTTCAGTTGATGTTACTGAAACTATATTCGGTCAAAAATTTAATGAAACATTGGTTCATCAATTAGTTACAAAGTACCAAGCGGCGGCGCGTGCTGGAACAAAAGCACAAAAAAATCGTGCGGCAGTCAGTGGGGGTGGAAGCAAGCCTTGGCGACAAAAGGGGACAGGACGAGCGCGAGCTGGTACAATGTCAAGTCCTATCTGGCGTTCAGGTGGCGTTACTTTTGCAGCGCAACCTCGTTCTTTTGATCAAAAAATTAATAAAAAGATGTATAAGGTGGGTATTCGCTCTATATTTTCTGAGTTATTAAGACAAGAACGTTTGGTTGTTAGTAACGATATTTTACCAACAAGTGTGAAAACTAAAGAATTTGCAAAAAAATTAGCAGAGACGGGTGTTAAACGTATTTTGATTATTGCTGAATCTTTGGATGAAAACTTGGTGTTGGCTTCGAGGAATATTCCTTACGTTAACATTGTAACGGCGGAGAGTGTTAACCCTGTTGCCTTGGTTGGTGCGGATAAAGTTATTGCAACCGTTGTCGCGTTGAAGAAAATTGAGGAACGTTTAGCATGA
- the rpsS gene encoding 30S ribosomal protein S19, with translation MPRSIKKGPFIDHHLQKKVETAVSSNNRKPIKTWSRRSMVSPDMLGLTIAVHNGRQHVPVLISENMVGHKLGEFAPTRTYRGHLADKKSR, from the coding sequence GTGCCACGTTCAATTAAAAAAGGTCCATTTATTGACCATCATCTACAAAAAAAAGTAGAGACTGCGGTCAGTAGTAATAATAGGAAACCAATTAAAACTTGGTCGAGAAGATCCATGGTTAGTCCTGATATGTTGGGTTTAACTATTGCTGTACATAATGGTCGCCAACATGTTCCTGTGCTTATTTCTGAAAATATGGTAGGACATAAGTTGGGTGAGTTTGCACCGACGCGTACCTATAGAGGTCATTTGGCCGATAAGAAATCTAGGTAG
- the rplE gene encoding 50S ribosomal protein L5 codes for MARLKTEYKQRILPALVEQFGYKSVMEAPKLTKITLNMGVGGAVADKKVLQAAVSDMEKIAGQKAIVTIARKSIAGFKIRDDMPIGCKVTLRNDRMYEFLDRLISISIPRIRDFRGMSPKSFDGRGNYSMGVKEQIIFPEIDYDKIDTLRGLDITITTTAKTNKEGLALLKLFNFPFKN; via the coding sequence ATGGCTAGACTAAAAACTGAATATAAACAAAGAATCCTACCTGCTTTAGTAGAGCAGTTTGGGTATAAATCTGTAATGGAAGCTCCAAAGCTAACTAAAATTACCCTGAATATGGGTGTTGGTGGGGCCGTTGCTGATAAAAAAGTGTTGCAGGCTGCAGTTTCCGATATGGAAAAAATTGCAGGTCAAAAGGCGATTGTAACAATAGCAAGAAAGTCGATTGCGGGCTTTAAGATTCGTGATGATATGCCTATCGGTTGTAAAGTAACTTTACGCAATGATAGGATGTATGAATTTTTAGACCGTTTAATCAGTATTTCTATACCTCGAATCCGTGATTTCCGCGGTATGAGCCCTAAAAGCTTTGATGGTCGTGGTAACTATTCAATGGGTGTTAAAGAACAAATCATTTTTCCTGAAATTGATTATGATAAAATTGATACCTTACGTGGTTTGGATATTACCATTACGACGACAGCTAAAACAAATAAAGAAGGCTTAGCGTTGCTGAAGCTTTTTAATTTTCCATTTAAGAACTAA
- the rpsH gene encoding 30S ribosomal protein S8 has product MSMTDPIADMLTRVRNGQFAGKKSVSMPSSKLKVAIANVLKEEGYVLGCSTETKGSHTELTIDLKYFNGTPVIEKVKRISKPGLRVYKSKDELPNVLGGLGVAIVSTSSGVMTDRAARAIGHGGEVICTVC; this is encoded by the coding sequence ATGAGTATGACAGACCCTATAGCAGATATGTTGACCCGTGTTAGAAACGGGCAGTTTGCGGGTAAAAAAAGTGTGTCTATGCCTTCTTCTAAATTAAAAGTTGCAATTGCAAACGTATTAAAAGAAGAAGGATATGTTCTCGGGTGTTCCACTGAAACAAAAGGTAGTCATACAGAACTGACTATTGATTTGAAATATTTCAATGGTACTCCTGTGATTGAAAAAGTAAAAAGAATTAGTAAGCCAGGTTTGCGTGTTTATAAATCTAAAGATGAACTACCTAACGTATTAGGTGGATTGGGCGTTGCGATTGTTTCTACTTCGAGTGGTGTCATGACAGATAGAGCAGCACGTGCTATCGGTCATGGTGGTGAAGTCATTTGTACTGTTTGTTAG
- the rpsC gene encoding 30S ribosomal protein S3, with product MGQKVHPTGIRLGIVKDWTSRWYANSQNYPVFLLQDLKVRDYIKTKLAHASVSRIQINRPASNAHVTIHTARPGIVIGKKGEDIDKLRREVSKMMGVSVQLNVEEIRKPELDAKLVAESIAQQLEKRIMYRRAMKRAVTNTMRLGAEGIKINVGGRLNGAEIARGEWYREGRVPLHTLRADIDYGTAEANTTYGIIGIKVWIFKGEVFDTDAHLVSDSAGSKKTVERK from the coding sequence ATGGGTCAAAAGGTACATCCAACGGGTATACGTCTTGGAATTGTTAAGGATTGGACATCAAGATGGTACGCAAATAGCCAGAATTATCCCGTATTTTTGTTACAGGATTTAAAGGTTCGTGATTATATCAAAACTAAGTTAGCACATGCGTCGGTTAGTCGTATTCAAATTAATCGTCCTGCTAGCAATGCACATGTTACTATCCACACGGCACGCCCTGGGATTGTAATTGGCAAAAAAGGCGAAGATATTGATAAGTTGAGACGTGAAGTATCTAAAATGATGGGGGTTTCGGTTCAACTGAATGTTGAAGAAATTAGAAAGCCTGAGTTAGATGCTAAGTTAGTTGCAGAAAGTATTGCACAGCAACTTGAAAAAAGAATTATGTATCGTCGTGCGATGAAGCGTGCAGTAACTAACACCATGCGTCTAGGCGCAGAAGGCATTAAAATTAATGTGGGTGGACGTTTAAACGGGGCTGAAATTGCACGAGGTGAATGGTATCGAGAAGGGCGTGTACCTTTGCATACGTTACGTGCTGATATTGATTACGGAACGGCAGAAGCAAATACAACCTACGGAATTATCGGCATTAAGGTGTGGATATTTAAGGGTGAGGTTTTTGATACGGATGCGCATTTGGTTTCAGATAGCGCAGGTTCTAAAAAAACTGTTGAAAGGAAATAA
- the rpmC gene encoding 50S ribosomal protein L29: MIASELRQKTKEELNTLLLELSREQFNLRMQKGSGQLTKSDQVKKVRRDIARVHTILNEMASASA, from the coding sequence ATGATTGCTAGTGAATTACGTCAAAAGACGAAAGAAGAATTAAATACTCTATTGCTTGAATTATCACGTGAGCAATTTAATTTAAGAATGCAAAAGGGTTCGGGTCAGTTAACAAAGTCTGATCAGGTTAAAAAGGTAAGGCGTGATATAGCACGTGTTCATACCATATTAAATGAAATGGCGAGTGCATCAGCATGA